DNA from Romeriopsis navalis LEGE 11480:
GCAGCTAGCACTGAAGCCCTGCGATGTCGGGCAGATTTTGCAGCCCTTGGTCGTGTCGGCTTCCGCAGTGGCCCAAGAAAAGCAGTTGGTCTTGCATGCCGAGTTGCCGGATGTGATTCCGTTGGTGCAGGCAGATCAATCAGCGCTACGGGAAGTTTTGAGTAATTTGATTGATAATGCGGTGAAATATACACCGGCTGGCGGTGAAGTCCATGTGCGGCTGCAGGTGTTGGGCAAGCAATTGGTTGTACGCGTGACCGACAATGGCGCGGGGATTCCCGATACGGATTTGCCGCAGCTATTTCAACGGCATTTTCGGGGCGTCCAAGATCAGACGGAGATTCCTGGGACCGGTTTGGGTTTAGCGATTGCCCGTGAGTTGGTGCAGCAGATGCAGGGTGATATTCAGGTGTTTAGTCCGATGCAACCCGAGGGATGGTTAGGGGAATATTTACCCGCTGAGCGTGGTGTGACGTTTGTGGTTGCGCTGCCGACGCTAAGCTGACCTATAACGGTTGATTGCTTAGTTTGCTTGCCGTGCGGAGAATCTGACCCGCGAGAATTGCGGCTCCAAATCCATTATCGATATTTACTACGCCCAGTCCAGCGGCGCAGGAGTTCAACATGCCTAGTAGTGGTGTGATACCGTTAAAACTCGCGCCATAGCCAATACTTGTGGGAACTGCAATGATCGGGCAATCGGCGAGGCCACCCACAACGCTGGGTAAGGCTCCTTCCATGCCCGCAGCAACAATCAAGACATCGGCATTGTCAATTACGTGGCGATTGCTCAGTAAACGCTGAATCCCGGCGACGCCGACATCCCAAAGTCGCTCTACCTGAAAGCCACAAAGCTCGGCCGTCAGGGCCGCTTCTTCGGCAACGGGCAGATCCGCTGTCCCGGCAGAAAGAATGCCGATTGTGCCAAGCCGCTGTGGCATTTTTGCTTGGTTAACGATCGCACAAATTCGCGCCCGATCGTTGTACTGCACCTCCGGCAAGATTTGCTGAATGCATTCAGCTTTACCGGGTGTAACGCGGGTGGCCATGACAACATGTGTGCGATCACGCATGGCTGTCATAATTTTGGTGATTTGTTCCGGTGTTTTGTCTTGTCCCCAGATCACCTCTGGGAAGCCGGTGCGCAGGGTGCGATGATGATCAATCCGGGCAAAGTCGCCCACCGGTTCGAAGTCAAAATGCTTCAAATCTTGGAGGGCGGCTTCTGGACTGATTTCTCCCTGGGCAACGGCTTGGAGGAGGTTTTGCAGGGCTTCGGGTTGGCTCATGGAAGGCGGAAAATCAAATGCTCTTGCCTACCATAACTGCATTTTGGCCGGGGTGTGGCTTGAGAATTGAGAATTAGGAATTGCAAATGTCGAATTAATCAGTAAAGATGCGCCGGTGACTTGATTTGGTGGGAATTAAATATGTCCCTGGATGATAGGTCGGATAGCGACGACGCGGATTATATCGCCGGTTTTGACGGTATTTGCGATATTTTCGGTAACGCCGGCTGGGCCGAATGATTGTGCGGTTGGGCACGATATATTCGGGATCTTCGAGGATTACCCGACTGCGGCGATTTGGCCCCACGACCTCGGTCCGACGGTAGATAATGTCTGGCTGATCATAGATTACGCGGGGAGCACGGTAAACGCTGCCACGACCATAAGTCCCTGAATCGCGATAGACGCTGCTAGAGCGGCGGCGATTGTGGTACTTGCGACGGTTGCGGCGATATTTCCGATAGCGGCGGGGAGCATAGTCGCGCGATCGATTACCGCCAATCCGAATGCCAAAATTCTCGTTTCGAATAATGATTTCGGCTTTGGCTGCGGGCACAAATGTGGTTGCGGCGATCGGCAGCGCCAACAGACTCGCGATGAAGGCGAAGGCGAAGCGTGGGGCTTTGATATGTGTCATAACTTGCACCTGCGGTGTGGTGGATCAGCAGTGGTAGTGCAATTGGATCTCCCTGACGGTGTGAGATCGGGTAGAGAAAGCTAATACTGATTATTCTAAGCCGTGATTTCACTCATTGCTTGCCCCGCGAGCCAGCCAGTTGTCCAAGCACTCTGGAAATTGAAGCCGCCGGTCACACCATCAATGTCCAAAACTTCCCCCGCGAAATATAGACCGGGGCAAATTTTGCTTTCCATTGTTTTGAAGTTGACTTGCTTCAGCGGAACCCCACCACAGGTGACGAATTCTTCTTTAAAGACGCCCTTCCCAGTAATTTGGTACTGCCCTTGAATCAATTCCAGCATTAGTTTGTTGAGACTTTTCTTGGGGAGATCGGCCCAGCGTAAATCGGAAGCAATTCCTGCAGTCAGAGTAAGACTTTCCCAAAGGCGTTTGGGAATCATCACGGGACAAGACGTGGCAATCACCCGCCGCGGTAATTGGCCTTTGACCATAAGTAATTCTTTGTTCAGGGTTTCGAGATTATGTTTGGGTAGCCAGTTGATGGTGAGTTTGGCGTTGTACTTGGCATTGTGGAGAATGCGTGCGCCCCAGGCGGAGAGCTTCAGTACAGCCGGGCCGCTGAGTCCCCAGTGGGTAATAAGGACTGGGCCAGTTTGTTCCAGCTTATGTTTACCAATTTGCAATTTCACCTGGCCGGGATTGACAGCGACACCCGCCAATCCTTCAATGCGCGAATCTTTGATGTTGAAGGTAAAGAGCGATGGCACGGGGGATTCGATCGTATGCCCTAGTGATGTGGCAATCGCGTGGCCCTGTGGACTACTGCCGGTCGCGAGCAGGACTTTGTCGGCGGCCATGACTTGGCCCGATCTCAGGGTGATTTGAAAACTATTGTCGATTTTTTCAATGGTTTTGACCGCAGCCCCGGCATAGAGTTTGGCTCTAGCGGCTTTCGCCGATTCCATGAGACATTCGACGATCGTCATCGAGTCGTCGGTCGTGGGAAACATGCGCCCATCGGCTTCGGTTTTGAGTTTGATCTGGCGTTGACCGAACCAGTCGATCGTATCTTGGGGCTGAAACCGACTGAAGGGACCACGCAGAGCTTTGCCGCCACGGGGATAGTGCTGCACCAAGATGGCGGGGTCGAAGCAGGAATGGGTCACATTGCAGCGCCCTCCCCCAGAAATCTTGACTTTAGTAAGCGGTTCGCGTCCAGCTTCGAGGATCGTGACTTGCGCGTGGGGATGACCTTCCGCGCAGGCGATCGCTCCCATGAATCCAGCCGCACCGCCGCCAATCACAATTATTTTCTGGGGTTCTGACACGCGGTTCTCCTTGGGACTTAGAATCCTGACCAGCTGATTACTCTAACTTGGCTTTCAGGCAGGTTACAGCTTACCAAGCAACTTGTTGCATTGGGTGTGAGGTTCTCTGAACCAGATTTGAGCACTATTTGCCCCCACTTTTCTTGGCCTTATATCCGAGGCCAACCAAGATTTCGACT
Protein-coding regions in this window:
- the larB gene encoding nickel pincer cofactor biosynthesis protein LarB, translating into MSQPEALQNLLQAVAQGEISPEAALQDLKHFDFEPVGDFARIDHHRTLRTGFPEVIWGQDKTPEQITKIMTAMRDRTHVVMATRVTPGKAECIQQILPEVQYNDRARICAIVNQAKMPQRLGTIGILSAGTADLPVAEEAALTAELCGFQVERLWDVGVAGIQRLLSNRHVIDNADVLIVAAGMEGALPSVVGGLADCPIIAVPTSIGYGASFNGITPLLGMLNSCAAGLGVVNIDNGFGAAILAGQILRTASKLSNQPL
- a CDS encoding NAD(P)/FAD-dependent oxidoreductase, with amino-acid sequence MSEPQKIIVIGGGAAGFMGAIACAEGHPHAQVTILEAGREPLTKVKISGGGRCNVTHSCFDPAILVQHYPRGGKALRGPFSRFQPQDTIDWFGQRQIKLKTEADGRMFPTTDDSMTIVECLMESAKAARAKLYAGAAVKTIEKIDNSFQITLRSGQVMAADKVLLATGSSPQGHAIATSLGHTIESPVPSLFTFNIKDSRIEGLAGVAVNPGQVKLQIGKHKLEQTGPVLITHWGLSGPAVLKLSAWGARILHNAKYNAKLTINWLPKHNLETLNKELLMVKGQLPRRVIATSCPVMIPKRLWESLTLTAGIASDLRWADLPKKSLNKLMLELIQGQYQITGKGVFKEEFVTCGGVPLKQVNFKTMESKICPGLYFAGEVLDIDGVTGGFNFQSAWTTGWLAGQAMSEITA